The Fusarium poae strain DAOMC 252244 chromosome 2, whole genome shotgun sequence nucleotide sequence CAGGGTGTCAATACAAAATAATCGCTACGGACGAGTCGTTCCCATTTGCTCATCCAGCTAACACATGGTTCAACAGACAGCGCGCCTTTCGCGAGAGAAAGGAGAGACATGTCAAAGATTTAGAGGCGAAACTTGCTGGCCTCGAGGCTGCGCAACAGCAATCGTCTATTGAAAACGAGCGCTTGAAGCGCGATCTTCAGAAAATATCCACCGAGAATGAGATATTGCGTGCCACATCTCAAACGGGCCATGGTTCCATCTCTCCCGAGCCTGCAACTGGACCACTGCGCTTCAAGCCTACAGACTTTTACTCCAATGTCTTGCAAAACCACACAAACAAATCACCCTCCCACCGCATCGTCACCTCAGATGATGGCGAGCGACTTCTCGCTGCAGGCGCCACGTGGGATTTTATCATTTCTCATGAACTGTTCAAGAAAGGTCTGGTCGATATAGCTGATGTGAGCGAGCGTCTCAAGAACTGTGCCAGATGTGACGGCCAAGGCCCTGTTTTCTCAGAACGCTCAATCACTAGTGCCATTGAGCAAAGCGTTGCCAGCGGCACTGATGACCTTCTCTGAACGACGAATGAGGTGCAAATGCGGCCATTCGGCAGAAACGGTATATACGTGGCTTCATCACGATTGACGTATATCACATAAAGGAAATCTGTGGATAATCTATGATACCCCCGCCCGTCGGGGCTTTGTGGCGTGGCGTTTTGTATTCGGGATTTAAGGATTCATCAAGGGGAATTCTGGGGTTTTGCGTCAAAAGTATGCAACCTTGCATACGTGTAAACGCGACCTAGCTGCGAGGAGTTATTAAGGGGGTTACCAAAGACGCGTTTCCCATTGTCAAATTCCTCTTGGCAGGCTCTCTTGAGGGGATCAATCAGGCATTCAAACGTTCGTGCTTGGTCACGATTATGACAGCAAATATTGGGTTACAAATAATGACAAAATTTACAACAGAAGAGCGTCCGTGATACAAAACTATACTACAACCTCGAAGACACTGGCAAATCTCGAGTGCAATCAATACAAAGCAAGATACGCTGCAGAACTCCAGAAGAAAACCAAAACCCTTTGTCATAAAATCATACATATCTCCCCTCGTTAAACCTACCCGAAACCATATCTCCCAAACGTCGGTCTATGTACCAATCGctattactttctttttctctccccTTTTAGATACCGTAACCCTTTCTATTCTCTCCTCTGCTTTGGTGAATAATGTTTCCATTATTTCCTTTCAATAAGCCATTTGTGCATCAGTCTTCGGACGAGATGCACGACTGAAAGGTCGACGAGGCAATACAAGGACTTGATTTTCACAATCCTGTTGTCGCGTCAGGTCTCGGTGTGTAGGGGATTATCTAATCCTTCTTAGTGCCGTTGGCCTGGGGTCCTTCGTTCTCAACATGGGGATGCTTGATGGTCAGGCACCAGATGTCAAGATAATCGCAGATTGTGACGATGACATCAACAACGAAGCTGCCATACACACCAACAGCCGTTCCGAGCATCATGAACATGAAAGCAACCTGGTAAACACTATCACCAAGAGCACTAGGCCAACCGACGCCAAGATGTTGTTGGAAGATGGGTCCCAAGGAGTCGATGACACCGAAAGCGAGGGGTAGACCCAGCACATTCCAGTAAGGGAATCGCAAATGGACAAGGTGTGCTGTGATCATTTGCCCAACACTGTAAGCATTGACAAGGCCAGCAAAGAGGGCAAACGGGACGAGATGGCACTGGCGAATCGTGGGCTGGAGGTATAGATAGGCAACGATCATAGACCAAATGCTGAAGAACGgcacgaggccgaggagagCACCACGGGAACGGTCTCCACGAGCACGACGAGCACGGATGACGTTGAGAGAAGATTCAACGGTGTTGAAAACCAGCATAATACTGCCCTGGACAAGGTACCACTCAGTGAAGGTGAGGTTGTAGATGAAAGAAGGTACGCCGACGGTGGAAGGCACACCAATGGTTTGGAACATGCTCTGTTGCCAGAAATGCGCACCGCCGACATATCCGGTAAAGACGAAAACCAAGACGATTGCGAGAACGCCCTCAACGGGACCGTTAACAATGCCGAGAGTCAGAGTCTTGGTGTGGTAGGTCTCCCAGGTCTGAACGTAGAAGGTCAAGAGAGCTGAGAAGTCAATTTCATGATCTTGATAGAATTGTGAGTGTAAACTTACATGCGAACAGCACGGCCACAGTCTGCCAGCTTTGTCCCATGTTCTGAGAAGCGGCAAAGAGGAGGACCTCGAGTGATGTGTTACAAGCGTCCACGCCATGGTCAAAGAGCTCGCCAAGAGGTCCGGATTGCCGGGTTCGTCGTCTGCATCATGAATCAGCACAATTGTCTCACGACAACGAGTAGCTCCTCCGAGTTTACTCACGCTTGGGTTCCATCTACAGCGTCAAACGTTTGATACAGGAATAATCCCAGCGCCCAAGAGTAGTATACCCACGGGGGACAATCCTGGTCCAGCGAGGGCGTGTACCACAACATGGCCAGAAAGTTTGCGACGACAAAAGAAAAGCCCGTTAGGGTGATGGCGTTAGGGGCCATGCTCATGGGGAAGCACTTTATAACGAAATTGGTGTAGAAAGGCTTGAGAACATATTTGGAGAGCAGCGAATGGTCAACTCCAGAGTACTTGTACTCCCTGAGCGCCGGGAGCTCCTTTTGCCGTACGTAGACCATCGTTGAAGCTTTAGTCTTTCAGCTGCGGCTTCTTTTCCCTGGCGTTTGTGTGTTTTCGCTTATGTATCTCGGTTGATTGCAGAGCGATCGTCTGGTATCGTGGCCTTTTTTCTCCTTCAAGTGGGTAAAATCTGGGCTATGTCCGATTACGCTCTGCGCTTTCGCTTGGCTGATCGTGCAAACTCGGCTTCTTCTCGAGGTAGACAAGATTTCGCGGGTTTCCCAGGCTGGCTAAATGTGTACAGCAGACAGATGTGGCTGTTTAAAGCTCTATTTCAAGAAGTCAGAAGCTGAAATGGAGAAATATGAAAGTTGGCAAAAGCAAGCCAAAATGGTGAGAAAAAGATGCCAGCAGGTTCGAAAAGTGGACCGATCAAAGACCAACGACTCTGGAGGCAGGAGGGGAAGAGGACCAGATATCGAAGAAGTGAAAGAAGATTTTCCAGGTATCCAATTTCTTTTGGTAATTCTCACTGATAGATGTGACGTACCTGGTATTTTCATAAGTGCTATTTCTATGGTTAGCCACCTGGATAAAAACACGTACGCGTGAATTCAAGCTTTTGAGGATCTTCCTGTTTCACTGTTTGATGGGAAATTGGTCAAGGTAAGATCCCCAAGCGAAGACTGGGGCCCCTGATCCAACGTCATGGGATCCACCCACACTTCCATGTCTTTTCGTCATCTACACTACCCCGTAGCCGTGGCTGATCAATTTGACATGTGCTATTCAGGACCATGCACATGTCCATATCAACTCTCATGACGGCTGCTTCTCGAGAACCTTCAACAACAGCTTACATACCTATATAGGTAGTAAGTAATCCAACCAAACGCCCAAGTTTCGATACTACACATACCCTGCTATTAGTAGTCGTGCAAAGGGAAACAGCATGTTATaatttctcttcttcattcaAATGTCTACCTGAGGTAGTAGACCGTCTTTCCTCCAGTTTCATACTGCTATTGTGCGAGCTGGTGGATGTACATGTATGTGACACTTCGTGTCCTTTGGGGCATAGACCATATCGCAAATGTCGAACCCAAAAGACATCCAACCTTCCTTCCCTGCATTGGCCAACACAAGGTCATCGTCTGCCTACGCCGTCTTCCCAGAAACCATACCATACTCGCATGTATAATGCACCATATAAGGGGTAGGTCATACTCCCGCCTTCCATATCATTTTTAGCCAACAATTCACTACTTGGTAGCCTGAACTGATGAGGTATGACCGGTGTTGTTCTTCTGCCACTCCTCTCCCAGGAACTGCTGTACGTTCGCATGTGCCATGTTGAATAATGGACGAGCATGTTCCGCAACTGTCATGCGGTTTGCGTGATTGATACTCATCGGGTAGTGATAATCACCTTTTTTAGAAGGGCGTCCATCTCCGATTGCACCGAAATCCCCTTTGCCTGTGGGTGGTAGGACTTGTATAGCAATCTCatcagatgaagccaagaGGAAGTCAGCTCCTGCGTACCAAGCACGGTTGACCTCTTCGCTGCGAGCCTCGATGTCCTTTGCAGTCCGGactcgaggttcttgagcaTACGAGTGCTGGGTGTGCTTTCGTGATGACGCCCAGCAATCAGAGGCCGCAGACGACCCCCAGGCCCACGAGGGTGTCACGTTTGAGGGATGCAATGGTTCCTGCGCCAGATAGCTAAGAAACTCGCTGGTGTGGGCGCTTTCGTTGCCGATGTCTGAGTCCTCAGTAAAGCCTGCAGCAGTTGTGGATGTAGGCAGATGAGTGTTGTATACCGATGGAGGCATCGTCTTGAGAGAAGGTGAGTTCTGATCCAGGCTCATAGCATTGATACCTGCTTGTCGTAGAGTCTGCCGAGTGATGACGAGAACATCACCATCTTCCTCTTGGCCGGAGTCTTGAGTTGGTGTACTAGTGTGCAATGCCTTGAAGGTAGATTCAAAGGTAGATGGGCGGTACTGTCGCTGGCCGGGCGGTCCAGCAGTCAGAGGTAGTGGCGCGCCCGACGAGAGAACACGAGTAGCTGAACCAAGTTTGTCAGCAACAAGACAAGGATTGCTACCAACTGCGCGATCAAAACTATCCAAGGTGACGGGATGGATGCTAGGCGACCTATCACCACAGCTAG carries:
- a CDS encoding hypothetical protein (BUSCO:41329at5125) — protein: MDFTGQYNFTNPQPYHQFMPIPPLTPSHSHSAGSDDFNASPPENYDGLPTTQNDQFQSFDYTTAQGFNANPHQPASGFPGPPTPPGQNVFASQMQTHRQQGGSMRNGSPDEQSIARGGSEEDENLTPAQSRRKAQNRAAQRAFRERKERHVKDLEAKLAGLEAAQQQSSIENERLKRDLQKISTENEILRATSQTGHGSISPEPATGPLRFKPTDFYSNVLQNHTNKSPSHRIVTSDDGERLLAAGATWDFIISHELFKKGLVDIADVSERLKNCARCDGQGPVFSERSITSAIEQSVASGTDDLL
- a CDS encoding hypothetical protein (BUSCO:22656at5125): MEDLPSPVSIASSTATAPSSASKVTYTTAGTPYNPSTSQPLQPPARRGRSLKWPASLPAAGLSLLPKSVLATLPIKTTRSSSLQQYSPQTQYDGPSSPLTDTDHGCVNMSAQVPRLGSSATPSPLASLFSETEQDMFTDAEPSDESDDDHELGMDLLLNMTVKSLHNLASYPNPNQKKAQRALLRGIKPALGLKSVARSEEPGYPLNGSPGISKTPKYSTDSPGISHRPRREASCGDRSPSIHPVTLDSFDRAVGSNPCLVADKLGSATRVLSSGAPLPLTAGPPGQRQYRPSTFESTFKALHTSTPTQDSGQEEDGDVLVITRQTLRQAGINAMSLDQNSPSLKTMPPSVYNTHLPTSTTAAGFTEDSDIGNESAHTSEFLSYLAQEPLHPSNVTPSWAWGSSAASDCWASSRKHTQHSYAQEPRVRTAKDIEARSEEVNRAWYAGADFLLASSDEIAIQVLPPTGKGDFGAIGDGRPSKKGDYHYPMSINHANRMTVAEHARPLFNMAHANVQQFLGEEWQKNNTGHTSSVQATK
- a CDS encoding hypothetical protein (TransMembrane:10 (i50-68o80-98i142-160o180-199i206-222o228-248i260-281o293-314i321-340o360-388i)~BUSCO:24105at5125), with amino-acid sequence MVYVRQKELPALREYKYSGVDHSLLSKYVLKPFYTNFVIKCFPMSMAPNAITLTGFSFVVANFLAMLWYTPSLDQDCPPWVYYSWALGLFLYQTFDAVDGTQARRTRQSGPLGELFDHGVDACNTSLEVLLFAASQNMGQSWQTVAVLFASLLTFYVQTWETYHTKTLTLGIVNGPVEGVLAIVLVFVFTGYVGGAHFWQQSMFQTIGVPSTVGVPSFIYNLTFTEWYLVQGSIMLVFNTVESSLNVIRARRARGDRSRGALLGLVPFFSIWSMIVAYLYLQPTIRQCHLVPFALFAGLVNAYSVGQMITAHLVHLRFPYWNVLGLPLAFGVIDSLGPIFQQHLGVGWPSALGDSVYQVAFMFMMLGTAVGVYGSFVVDVIVTICDYLDIWCLTIKHPHVENEGPQANGTKKD